In Streptococcus porcinus, the genomic window GTTTGCCATATAAAAATAAACAAAGGCAAAAGCATATATTGCTGATCCACCAATGATATATGATAGTTTTTTAAATTCAAGTTTACTGTCAAATGGCATCCCAACCTCCTTTGTGAGTCTAAACACTAATCATCTTCAACAAAACGGCCTATTATCCGAACATTTTCGGCCACAGAGATAAATGCATCTGGATCTGTCTTTAACATTAATACCTTAAAACCGATATACTCCTCCTGAGTCAATATGGTAATAAGGACAGTCTTATGAACATGTTTATAGGTCCCTTCAGCATCATTTATACATGTTACTCCACGATGTAATTTTTTATGAATAGCTTTTATAACCTTATCTGGTTGTTCAGTTACTATCATCGCTTGCATTTTCTTTTGCTTAGTATATATAGCATCCGTTATCCGTGTACTAACGAATATAGCTACCATGGAATAAAGTGCATATTGCCAACCAAATAAAATCCCAGCAAAAACCATAATAACAGCATTAAGAGCTAGAGCGATCTGCCCCACATCTTTGCCAGTTTTCTTACGAATAGTTAAGCTAACAATATCAGTTCCTCCACTTGAGATTCGTGATTTTAACCCAAAACCGACACCAATCCCCATAAAAAGTCCTCCAAAAATGGCATTTATTAATGGATCTTCTGTCAGTGTCAACTGTGGGATAATCTGAATAAAGAAGGAGGACATGGTAACTGTTATAAAAGTGAAAATTGTAAATTTATGTCCAATTTTATACCAAGCTAAAACTAGTAAAGGAAGGTTTATCACATAAAAAACAAGTGAAATTGGCAGTGACATTCCTAAAGTACGATGACTCACCGCCGAAATAACTTGTGCTAAACCTGTTGCTCCACTGGAATAGACATGACCCGGTTGAAAAAATAAATTAACAGCAATACTAGAAAGAATCCCATATAAGATAGAAGCAGAAATTTTTTCTGCGTATTTCTCCCTAGAAATGCTTCGCAGGGCATGTAGTAGTCCTACTTTTTTAGCACCGCGACTAATAACATATTTTACTTTTTTCTTGTAAGTTGTTTTTCTAATCATGACTTTCTACTTGAAGACTTAATTCATCTAGTTGTTTGTCTGACACTAAGCTCGGTGCCTGTGTCATTGGATCACTTGCTTTGTTATTTTTAGGGAAAGCGATAACCTCACGAATATTATCTTTACCAGCAAGTAACATTACAAAACGATCAAGACCGATAGCCAAGCCGCCATGTGGAGGGAAGCCATAATCCATAGCCTCTAGTAGGAAGCCAAATTGTTCATTAGCAGCGTCTCTTGTAAACCCTAGAGCTTTAAACATACGTTCTTGCATGTCTCTATGATTAATCCTTAGGCTACCACCACCAAGTTCATATCCATTTAAAACAATATCATAAGCTACAGCTCGAACCTTGGCTAAATCTCCTTCCAATTCTTTGGCAGATGCTTCTGTTGGTAGTGTAAATGGATGATGCGCCGACATATAACGGTCTTCTTCTTCTGACCATTCAAACATCGGCCAGTCAACAACCCAAAGGAAGTTAAATTTTTTGTTATCAATTAAACCGAGTTCTTTGGCTAAGCGGTTACGCAGAGCACCGAGTGTATTATTGGCAATGGTTAATTCATCAGCGACAAATAAAATTAAGTCATTGTCAGTTATATGTAAAGCTTCTGTCAACCTGCTGTCAATTTCTGTTAAGAACTTAGCAACGGGACCTGCTAGCAAGCCATCTACCTTCTTCACCCAGGCTAGACCTTTTGCACCAAACTGCTTAGCAAACTCAGTTAGCTTATCAATATCTTTGCGTGAGAATTGATCTGCTTTATCTTTTACAACAATAGCTTTAACTGCTGGTGCTTCTGAAAAAACTTTAAAATCAACGTCTTTTACAAGTTGAGTCAAATCTTGCAAGAGCATATCAAAGCGGGTATCTGGTTTGTCAGATCCGTAAAAGTTCATGGCATCGTCATAAGACATTCTCGGGAAAGGAAGTTTGACGTCAATACCCTTGGTGTCTTTCATAACCTTAGCAATCATACCTTCAACTAAATCTTGGATTTCCTGTTCCGATAAGAAAGAGGTTTCCAAGTCAACTTGTGTAAATTCTGGTTGACGATCACCACGTAAATCCTCATCACGGAAACATTTAACGATTTGGTAATAACGATCGAAACCAGCATTCATTAATAGCTGCTTCGTGATTTGCGGACTTTGTGGCAAAGCGTAGAAATGCCCTTGACTAACCCTACTTGGTACCAAGTAGTCACGCGCCCCTTCTGGTGTGGACTTGGTTAGCATTGGCGTTTCAACATCAATGAAATCGAGATCATCTAAATAATTACGAATTGAATGTGTTACCTTAGCACGTAGCTTGAAGTTTTCCAACATCTCCGGACGACGCAAATCTAAATAGCGATAACGAAGTCTAGTCTCATCACCGACCTCAACAGCATCTTTAATTTCAAAAGGTGTTGTTTTAGAGGTGTTTAAAATAGTTAACTCAGTAACTTTTAGCTCGACAGAACCTGTTGCTAATTGATCATTTGCCTGTTGACGCTCCTGAACCACACCCTGAACTTCAATAACATATTCACTACGAATAGCCTCTGCATTCTTTACCACATCAGCATTAGTTTCCTCTGGATTAATAACAAGTTGCATAATACCTTCACGGTCGCGTAAATCAATAAAAATAAGGCCGCCCAAGTCTCTACGACGTCCAACCCAACCTTTTAAAGTAAGTTCTTGTCCAATATGTTCTGACCGAACATGTCCAGCATACATGCTACGTTTCATCTAGTTATCTCCGATATATTTTTTAGTCTTTACTATTATAACAAAATCCATCTAAAAACCCCACCCATTTAAAGAGAATTAAAACCAGTCAATGATTAGCACACAAAACGTAATCAAAAAGAGGGCTAAAAACCCTCAATACTTATCAAACTAATTTAGACAATAACCTAGGGAAATCGTTACTTATTTCTTCAAAGCTAGCTTCAATTTCTTGACGACTTTGGTTATTTTTAAGGGTTACTTTGCCAGCTTCAACTTCACTTTCGCCAAGAGTCATAATCACTTTCGCTTTAAAACTATCTGCTGATTTAAATTGTGCCTTAATTTTACGTCCTAAATAATCACGCTCTACTTTAAAACCCTGTCTACGAAGGGACTGTACTAATGCCAAAGCTTTGCTATTAGCACGATCTCCCAATACGGCAACATAAACATCCATTCCAGGTACTACAGGGAGTGTGATGCCCTGCTTTTCCAAAATAAGCAAAAGCCGTTCAAGCCCTAAACCAAAACCAAAACCTGGCGTTTCTGGTCCATTAAAGTAGCTAACCAAACCATCATAGCGGCCACCTGCACAAATAGTTAATTCCGAGTTATCTACAGTTGCCATGAACTCAAAAATCGTGTGGTTATAGTAATCCAAGCCACGTACCATATTGGTATCAATAACATAAGGGATTTCAAGGTCAGCTAACATAGCCTTAACAGTTTCAAAGTGAGCCTGACTCTCATCATCTAAATAATCCAAAATCGATGGTGCATTCTCAACAGCTATTTTATCTTCTTTTTCCTTAGAATCCAAAACCCGCAATGGATTTTCATCCAAACGTCGTTGACTGTCTTTAGATAATTGCTCACGCATAGGTGTCAAGTAATCAATCAAGGCTTGACGGTAAGCAGCACGACTAGTAGGATTACCTAAACTATTGATATGTAAAGTAATGTCTTTAATCCCTAATGTTTCAAAAAGATGATTGGCCATAGCAATTGTTTCCACGTCACTGGCTGGGTTGGCAGAACCAAAACACTCTACCCCAATCTGGTGGAACTCACGCAGACGCCCCGCTTGCGGACGTTCATAACGGAACATTGATCCGATATAATACAACTTAACTGGCTTTTGAACCTCTGGCGCAAAAAGCTTGTTCTCAACAAAAGAACGCACTACAGGAGCTGTCCCTTCCGGACGAAGCGTAATATGACGCTCCCCCTTGTCATAGAAATCATACATTTCTTTGGTCACAATATCAGTCGTATCACCGACCGATCGGCTAATGACTTCATAGTGTTCAAACATTGGAGTCCTGATTTCTCCGTAATTATATTTTTCAAATGTTTCACGCGCAACAGCTTCAACATATTGCCACTTAGCAGCTTCTTCAGGTAAGATATCCTGAGTTCCTTTAGGTTTTTGAAGTTTCATAATAATTGGTGCCTGAGTGTCTATAAAAACACTCTCTTCCTTTCTGCATTCTAATCACTCCTATTTTAGCATTTTTCTAAGCCTTTTGGGTAGAGCGGAACTCTAAAAAAACTTTTTTGTCAAGTAACTTTACTTTACAAAAAAGTTATGTTACTATATTAAAGTTGGCGAAAGCCATAGACACAAAAATATTCTGGGCTATAAGCTTTAAAGTTTATTTCCAATGCCCAACATTTTAATCGGAGGATAGAAACAATGGCAGTACCTGCACGTCACACGTCAAAAGCTAAAAAGAATAAACGTCGTACACATTATAAATTAACAGCTCCGTCTGTACAATTCGACGAAACTACTGGAGATTTCTCACGTTCTCACCGCGTATCACTTAAAGGATACTACAAAGGACGTAAAATCGCTAAAGCTAACGAAGCTAAATAATAGAAGGGAGATACCATGCGCGTAAATATTACACTTGAACACAAAGAATCTGGTGAACGCTTGTACCTTACTTCAAAAAACAAACGTAACACTCCAGACCGACTTCAATTGAAAAAATATTCACCAAAATTACGTAAACACGTAACCTTTACTGAAGTAAAATAATTGAAACAACTAAAGTCCTTGAAAGATAACTTTCAAGGACTTTTTTAATACTCATTATGTTACAATTAAAGCAATAAAATCAAGGAGGTTAGCCTATGTTTCAATTTCAAGCAAGCAAAACTGACTCAGGAATTAGAAAGTTTATTAAGAAAGAGGATTATTTTTGGAAAAATGTAAAATTGAAACAGATCGCTTAATTATTCGCCCACTTGTTACTGAGGATTACGAAACCTGGTATCAAGGTTTTGATGGCCGGAAAGTTGCACAACATGCTTTTGACGACGGTCAGCTGGATATGTCTGTTTGTGACCTTAAGTGGTTTCAGCAGTTAGTGGCTCGGCATCAAGAGCTTTGGGAAAAGGATGACACCTATATCTTTGCTGTTTTTGATAAGAATGGACAGCACCTTGGTATGCTTAATATTGCCACCTTAGCCCGTACCAACATGCAGTGGGGTGAACTGGGCTATTTCATTCATAACCAGTACTGGCGTAAAGGCTTTGCTTATGAGGCCTTATCAGCGTTAGTAGAGACCTGCTGGAAGGTGCTTGGATTTCACCACTTAGAAACTCAGATCTCTCCTAGAAATAGAGCGTCACAGCAATTGGCTGAAAAGTTAGGTTTTGTCTATGAATGTCGCCGTTCCAAGTTTGCCTTTGAAGATGGGGAGTGGGGGGACAAGGTTATTTATAGTAAAACTTTACATGAGCAACCTTTAGATTAGTTATTTAAGAAGTCCATAGGGCTTCTTTTTTGAAGACATGCTATAATAATCAAAAACATATAAGGAAGTTACTTATGCAAAAATACTGTCAAGAATGCGGTGCAAAACTGATTGCCAAGGAATTGGAAAATGAAGGACAAATCCCTTTTTGTAAGTCCTGTGACCAATTTCGTTTCCCAAGTTTCAACACTGCAATTAGCTTAATTGTGGTCAATCAAAGCAATAATAAAATTCTCCTTATCCAACAATATGGTCGCCCGCGAAAAATCCTCGTGGCGGGTTACGTTGGTAAAGGTGAAAACCTTGAAGAGACTGCCATACGGGAATTGAAAGAAGAAACTGGCTTGACAGGCTTGTCAATTTCCTTTAACAAAAGCCAATTCTTTGAACCTTCAAACACTCTCATGTGCAACTTTACAGTAATTGTCAAAGACGACAGTGATTTTCAAGCTAATCACGAGATAGATGCTTACGACTGGTATTATCCTGAGGAAGCACGACAACACATCTTCCAAAATAGCTTAGCAGCTAAGTTTTTAGACCATTATTTAGATAAGAAAAAATAAGGTGCTCCAAAGGGCACCTTATTCCTTTTTAGAAAAGACTATTTATTAATAAGATTGTCAAACCCATTATTAGACAAAAAACAATGGTAAAACCTATGACAATCATAGGTTTTTGATAAGGATACTTAGCTCTTTCCTCAATGCTTTCATTTTTATCTAAAGCTTGTCCTCTAGAAATAGCTAAAATTTCTTTATAAGTTTGAATCCTATTTTCTTTTTTAAATTTTTCAATACGTAAGGCAAAGACCATGACAGTAAACCATTCAAAAATAAAAATAACAAAACCTACTTTACCTAAAAAATGGATAAGTGGGTAAGCTGTTAGAGCCATGATCAGTGAGCCGATAGTCATTGCCCAACCATCTCGGTTAAATTGCTGTAAGTCGTCACTTTGAACAAGTTTTTTCATTTCATCAATATCTCCTTCTACTAACTGATCAAGACTTAGGTTGAAAAGATTGGCCAAAGCAATTAAACTGTGAATATCAGGATAAGATTTGTCATTCTCCCAGTTTGAAATCGTTTGACGTGAAACATAGATTTTTTCTGCTAAGTCTTCTTGCGAGAATCCTGCCTTTTTTCTGCACGAACTCAATTTTTTTCCTAACTCCATTTTTTCTCCTTTCAGCTTAAGTTTATCTTAGTAGAGCTTTCTTGACTATCAAATATCTTTGACATAACCATAATTTGTCCCTTTTATTCGTCTAGGTACTCTTACTTTACACCCTTGTAAGGTCCTTGACAATGCCTCCAATTTATTTAGCAATAAGTTTATGGTACAATTAGTTGACCATTATCAAGGAGGAAATAATGTTTTCTATTTTAAATCGCCTTATAAAAGGTATGATTATTGCTCTTGGCTTCATTTTACCAGGTGTATCTGGTGGCGTCTTAGCAGCTATTTTAGGCATATATGAACGCTTAATCCGTTTTCTAGCCCATATCCGTGAGAATTTTTGGGAGAATGTACTTTTCTTTCTTCCCGTCGGGATTGGTGGTATCTTAGGTATTGCACTCTTTTCCTTCCCTGTAGAATACCTCTTAAAACATTTCCAAGTTCCAATATTGTGGGGCTTTGCTGGAGCAATTATCGGAACTCTTCCTAGTCTAATCAAGGAATCTACCAAACGATCTAAACGTGATTTAATTGATTGTATTTGGCTTATAATGACTTTTGTAATTTCTGGAGTACTACTTTACTTTCTAAACGATTTAGTTGGTAATATTCCCGTTAACTTCTTAAGTTTTATTTTAGCTGGAGCTCTCATCGCCCTTGGTGTACTAGTACCTGGTCTTAGTCCATCAAACCTACTGTTGATTCTTGGTCTATACTCACCGATGCTTAATGGTTTTAAATCTCTTGATTTATTAGGTACCTTTCTCCCAATCACAATTGGTGGCATCTTAGCTATTGCTGGATTTTCAAAAGCAATGGACTTTGCTCTAGAATACCACCATTCACGCGTTTATCATTTTATTATTGGTATTATTTTATCTAGTACCCTTCTGATACTTATCCCTGTTCCACATAGTCCCGAAGCTATTGATTATAGCGGAGCAGGATTATTTACTTGGGGTATGGCTTTGCTTCTATTCGGACTTGGTATTTGGTTAGGTCTATGGATGAGCAAATTAGAGGACAAATACAAATAGTATCACAAAAAAGTGTTGGAAATCCAACACTTTTTTGTATTTTAGCTCATCAATTTTCTACGTCTAAAATAATAACTAAACCCTACTATCATACTATTCTTTTTCATTATCTTTTATCAATTGAATGAAACAGTCTGTAAACTGAGCAGTCATCCCCCAGATTATCTCCTCTAAACCTTCATAGAAAGGAATGCGTGCAACCTGATTTGAAAAAGCATATTTTTGCCCATTACGAATCCGATCAAAAGGAAAATTATTGTCTTCTTTAACTCTTTGAGGTAACTCATAATAAACTGGCTTTATTTCCTGTAAGCAGTTTAACGGAACTACAAACAGATGGTCAACTTCTTCATTATATGCTAATTCTTTCCAATCTTGACAATGTAATTGGCCGACAAAACAGTGAATTGTCCGCTTTGACTGTACAATGTAGTCAATTTCACCCCAGATATCAATGCTATCTGCACAAACATTTAATTCTTCCACAGTTTCTCTAATAGCAGCAGCTTGATATGATTCATTCCTTTCAACTCGACCACCAGGAAACGATACTTCACCTGGCTGTGAAATATGTTGACTCCTTACCTCATACAAAATATGCCACCTTTCATTTTGCCAAAGCAGAGGTAAAAAAACGGCATACTGTTTTTGTTCGCCCAAGGGTTGTGGTTTATGTTCTTCAATCAAATCCTTAATTGTTTTCTTCATATTATTCCTTTTTGTCATTCTTATGTTCCAAGGGTACAAAAAATAATAGTAGAGGTCAAGAAATTGCTTTTTATGTTTTTTTAAATATATAAAATTTTTACATATAATCTATTGACTTCTTTTAATTTCTATCATATACTTTATATATAAAATATTTATATATAAAATTTTTACCCATTAAGGAGGTAATGGTATGTATTTTCCCGTATCAGCTACCTTGATTGAATTTTTAATCTTGTCTATTGTCAAAGAGCAGGATTCTTATGGTTACGATATCAGTCAAAACATCAAACTGGTAACCAATATCAAGGAATCAACCCTTTATCCCATCCTCAAAAAGTTGGAAAAGGCCGAGTATCTTAGAACCTATAGCCAAGAACATCAAGGACGTCGACGCAAGTACTATCAATTAACTACAGAAGGACAAACACAACTTGCTTTTCTTGAAGAAGAGTGGGAAAACTACAAAGCAAATTTAGATGCAATTATAGAAGGGAGTCTCCGCCATGACAAGAACTGAGTATTTAACAGAGTTACAAAATCAGCTCCGAAAATTGCCAGAAGACGATTATCTAGAAGCAATGGATTACTTTACCGAATACTTTGACGAAGCTGGTCCTGAAAACGAAGATAAAGTAATCACTGACCTTGGCAGTCCTAAAGAAGCAGCCCGCGAAATTATAGGCCGCTTACTTGAAAACAAAATTGAAAGTGAAGATAAGAGACCAAAACACTACGCTAAAATTATTTGGTTGACAATTTTATCAATCCTAGCAGCACCGACTGCCATACCAATCTTTCTAGCTATCGTATCCCTAGTATTAGCTATAATAGTAGTCATCACAGTAGTTATCTTTTCATTAATTATTCTAGGTATCTCATTTTTCGCAAATGGTTGTTACGTGCTATTTGACAGTTTCAGCTACTTATCAAGTTCTATCAATTCAACAATCCTTAGTTTCGGTATAGGTTTAATGATGATTGGAGGCTCTCTATTAGCTATAATGCTTGGATTTGAAGTTTGTGCTGCCCTTATACGTGGTGGGGCACTCCTCATTCAGAAAATGATTAAGAGAGGTCGAACAGTATGAAAAATTTTAAAAAAATAAGCTTTATTACAGCACTTTGTTTATTGCTTTCAGGACTTACCTTGGCAGGGTTTGGCTATGTTAGAGGGGGTTGGTCAGATTTATCAAGTTACACCAATCCATCAAAGAGTAATCATTATAAAACTAAGAAAGTAGCAAATTTTGATCACCTTTTACTTAACTGCAATGTTTCAGATGTTATCATAAAGACTGGAAATCAAGAGAAAGCCAGTATTACTTATTATGTCGATAAAAAATACCCCATCAAGATTGAGCAGACTGGGAAGACCTTATCCATAAGTGAAAAATCTAAAATTTTTCAAAATAAACCAAGCATCAACTTTTTAACTTTGCGAAATCTCACTAATATCGAAAAAAATAGTTATTTTGGCATAAAAACTAACTATTCTATCCAAATTACCCTTCCTAAAGGTCATAAGCTCAGCAGTCTCAAAGGAAATTTAAAAATTGGAGAATTAGAGATAGAAAATAGTCAGATTCAAACGATTGACTTCCTACTATCATCCGGAAATTTTTCAGTTAGTTCTTCTAAGATAATGAATGGACAAGTAACCCTACATACAGGTGATATGACATTTACGGATAGCCATATTAGTAACAGTAAGATAAATGTTAATGCCGGAAATATAGAATTTGGAACTTCAAGTATTGCAAATTCACAGTTAACATTGAAGGCTGGTGACTTTACCGCTACTAATGTTAGCTTTAGCAATAAAAACAGTTTAAGATTAGATATGGGTAACGCTGACATCCACTTAAAAAATCATGATTTAGCACTTAAAACCAATAAAAGTTTAGGTAATTCCGAAATAACATCTGACTTAAAAGGTAACTCTAAAAATCAACTGGACATTACTAATAAACTTGGCGATATTACAGTAGAATAGTAAAATAGAAGAGGCTTTTTCAGGCCTCTTCATTTTACTATATAATTGCTGATTAAGGCTACGATAACTAACTACTTTTTTTATCTTCTAATTCTTCTTGTATTAAGTTAAATACTTTTTATCTTGCCACACAAAGTTCTTACAAAAGTTTCTAAAAACACAACACAGTGCTGCTTAACTACTGTCAAAATTTACAGTAGCAGAGCTAAGGAAGACATTTTTACTCCTTACTATGAGCTTTTTGGTCGATAAATAATTAGAGCGAGTGCTAAGAAGCCTACTAAAAATCCTGTCAAAATGCTTACCTCAAGTCCAATATGGCCATTTAAAGAAATTGTTTCGCGTAAACCTGAAACGATATAAGACATTGGAAGATACGGGTGTAAAGTTTGGAAGAATCGACCACTTAATTCTATTGGGTAGGACCCTCCTGATGAACCTACTTGTAGTAATAGCATTGCCAGAGAGGCAAAAGAACCATAACGGTCATCCCAACCAACAAGGGCAGTCACTAAGGCCATAAGAGTCCAGCCACTTAAGATAATGAAAGCTAAAGTTTTTAATTCATAATTTGCTTCAAAGCCAAGAAACTGAATTGCTCCATATAGAATCAAAGAACTTAAAGTTGATATAAAACCATTGATAATGAATTTTTGTTTAGCCCAATCCCAACGATTCTTAACAGGTCTCCCTGACAGTGAGGTGGCAAAGATAACATTAGTTGACAAGGCTACTACCATTAATGAAACAGCTATCATATAGGGAGCCATACCAATACCATTAGTTTTAACATTATCTTTATCTTTTTCAGATAAAGATACCGGAGAAGCTACCGCCTTTGCATTCTTCTCTTTGACACTTACTAAATTAAGTTTATGAGAAGCCTCTGCCAATGACAGTTGTAAACTTGACAAACCATTTGACATGTTTGTCAATCCATCTGTCAAGCTAGCACTACCATTTGTCAATTTTACAGCTCCTTGTGTCAAGACATTCGTTCCCAAAGATAACTTCTGAGTGCCACTCAACAAAGCATTTGAATTAGCATTCAATTGTGTAGAACCACTTGAAATTGCTGTCAAGCCAGTCAATATTTCTGGATTTTTGCTATTAAGACTTGCAAGAGCTGAACTTAGCTTGTTACTTCCTGGTAAAAGTTGATTTGTGACACCGCTATTGACAGCTTTTACTCCCGTTGAAAGTTTTGTTAGTGCTGCACTTGCTTGTGGTAAAGCTTGATTTGACAAATTAGCAATTTTATTAACACTTGCTTGTAATTGACTCAACTGTCCAGTATTTGAATTACTTGGCAGATTTGATAATTTTGTTTTCAAAACAGTTATAGTATTAACAATAGTTTGAGCATCACTAGTCGCTTTCGATGGTGTCCCCAAAATCGCATGGTTTAACTCAGCCTGCTGTTCAGGACTCAAACTTTTATAAGTTGATGTTGCTTGTAGCGAAGCTAGCTTACTATTTGCTGAAGTAGCTTCAGTAGCAATAATCTCTTGCGCTAAATCTGAAATACCAGTTAAGGCTCCCATTAAGTCAGCTGTATTTGGAACAGACAAACCACCTACAGCGTTATTTAGCTCTTGTATGGCATTATTCAACTGTGGTAATCCTACTTGTAAAGCTTGAATCCCTTGAGTCTCTTCTTGACTCATTGTAGTTTCTGATGATAGCTTATTTAAACCGGCTGTCAGTTGAGTTGCCCCATTAGAGAGCTGACTAACCGCATCTAGATAAAGTGGCAGCTGCGAAGAGAATTTACTAATACCATTGTTCAGTTGATTTACACCACCAGTATAAGTCACTAATCCTGAATTAAGCTGACTAACTCCCTGTTTTAATGATTGACTACCATTGGCAAGGCTAGCAAGATTTGTTGTGATTTCTTGACTACCCACTTTAGCATCATTCGCACCTTGAACCAATTGACCACTGCCTGTTGAAGCATCCTCTAAGCCAGCCTGAAGCTTACTCATACTTTGAAAAACTGATGTTGTATAAGTTCGACTGACATTATCAGAGACTGACGATTTCAATTTAGCCATAGCTGCTTCACTCATCTTGGAAGCGACCATACCGTGACCTCTACTTGTTTGATATTGAATAACTAACTTCTCAGGATTATTCTCTAATAAAGTAGTTGCCTTTTTCGAAAGATCTTTTGGTAGAGTGACAATCATATAGTATTCGCCATTTTGCAAACCATTTTTAGCTTTTTTTTCTGAGACAAAATGATAATCTAAATCTTTATTTTTAGACATCTTGTCTACCATATCCTTACCGATATGTAAATCTTTTTTATCCAACTTAGCTTCCCTATCATGGTTGACTACTGCTATTGGTAAATCTTCTACTCGACCATAAGGATCCCACATTGAACCAAGAAAAGATAAATTATATAAGGCTGGAACTAGTGCCACACCTATCATTGTGATAATTAATTTTGGGTTTTTTAAAAGTGCTTTTAACTCTTCTAACATTTTTACTCCTCAAACGATTGTACTTCATTCATTTTATGATAAAATATATTATACATTGAAGCAAAAAAAACTCAAGAAATAATCACTGTTTTTAGACACATTGTCCAAATTGTTCAAAAAGGAGACCTTAATGCAGAATAGTCGCAAAGAAAATACAAAACGTGCTCTATTAGATGCAATGGTTAGACTCTTAAATAAAGAGAGTTTTGACGATATTTCAACAACTGAACTAGCAGAAACAGCAGGAATAAGCCGTTCTAGCTTTTATACCCATTATCGAGATAAATATGAAATGATTGATAGCTACCAACAGACCTTATTTCATCAACTTGAATATATTTTTGATAAAGATTATGAAGATAATCAACAAACTTTTTTAGAGGTTTTTACCTTCTTATCACGTGAAAAACTATTATCTGCTCTCATCTCATCGAATGGAACTAAAGAGCTTCAAAATTTTATAATTAACAAGGTTCGAATTTTAATTTCCTCTGAATTACATGAACGACTTGCAAAAGAAGGGATGTCAAAAATTGAATTAGATTATCAAAGTATTTATTTGGCTTATGCTTTCTTTGGTACTTGTCAGACTTGGATTGCTAGAGGAAAAAAAGAAACTCCTCAACAAATGACTGATTTTGTTTTAAAAATGCTTAATAGATCAAAATAAAAGACACTTTGAAAGTGTCTTTTATTTTGATCTAAATTAGATATACTTTTATTAAGTTAACTATATATTTAATTGAAAGTTATACCAAAACTTTAGTTTCCTCTGATATCTATTGTAATCTTCAGTGACAAAATAATTTTAAAAATTACAAACAAGGTTAGGACATTCCACTATTCCTATGATAATGGGTAATTACAGTCACTTATCAAAAGAGAACGAGAAAAAGCCGTTTCATATTTTGAAATAGCAGTTAATTCACTAAAAGAGGAAATTTATTCTTTCCACCAGTTATTGAAATTCCACAATTGGTCTTGAATGCTATCTCCCAA contains:
- a CDS encoding TetR/AcrR family transcriptional regulator, yielding MQNSRKENTKRALLDAMVRLLNKESFDDISTTELAETAGISRSSFYTHYRDKYEMIDSYQQTLFHQLEYIFDKDYEDNQQTFLEVFTFLSREKLLSALISSNGTKELQNFIINKVRILISSELHERLAKEGMSKIELDYQSIYLAYAFFGTCQTWIARGKKETPQQMTDFVLKMLNRSK
- a CDS encoding YhgE/Pip family protein, whose product is MLEELKALLKNPKLIITMIGVALVPALYNLSFLGSMWDPYGRVEDLPIAVVNHDREAKLDKKDLHIGKDMVDKMSKNKDLDYHFVSEKKAKNGLQNGEYYMIVTLPKDLSKKATTLLENNPEKLVIQYQTSRGHGMVASKMSEAAMAKLKSSVSDNVSRTYTTSVFQSMSKLQAGLEDASTGSGQLVQGANDAKVGSQEITTNLASLANGSQSLKQGVSQLNSGLVTYTGGVNQLNNGISKFSSQLPLYLDAVSQLSNGATQLTAGLNKLSSETTMSQEETQGIQALQVGLPQLNNAIQELNNAVGGLSVPNTADLMGALTGISDLAQEIIATEATSANSKLASLQATSTYKSLSPEQQAELNHAILGTPSKATSDAQTIVNTITVLKTKLSNLPSNSNTGQLSQLQASVNKIANLSNQALPQASAALTKLSTGVKAVNSGVTNQLLPGSNKLSSALASLNSKNPEILTGLTAISSGSTQLNANSNALLSGTQKLSLGTNVLTQGAVKLTNGSASLTDGLTNMSNGLSSLQLSLAEASHKLNLVSVKEKNAKAVASPVSLSEKDKDNVKTNGIGMAPYMIAVSLMVVALSTNVIFATSLSGRPVKNRWDWAKQKFIINGFISTLSSLILYGAIQFLGFEANYELKTLAFIILSGWTLMALVTALVGWDDRYGSFASLAMLLLQVGSSGGSYPIELSGRFFQTLHPYLPMSYIVSGLRETISLNGHIGLEVSILTGFLVGFLALALIIYRPKSS